The nucleotide window TGATTTGAGATCCTCGAAGCTTTTGAACGGCTCTTTCCTCCTCTCCTCGAGGATCTCCCACATCAGTTTTTTCCCGATGCCGGGCAGCAGTTCAAGGCTGTGGAGTCTGTTGGTTATTGGGGGAGCGATGTTGAAGAACTTCACGAACCTCTCTTCATTGTTCTTGACGATCTCCTTGACGACGTAGGGGAGCTCGGCCTTCGCCGTCGCGGTCAGATCGTCGTAGCTTATCTTCCTGTTTATCATGAGGACCTTGTCGCGGTTCCCTTTGCCTATGAAGACTCTCTCGTAGAGCATTAGATCAACCTTTGGCGTGACCTCGAGGAGCGTGAAGGCTTTCTCCCCAATGACCTGGGCAACGGGCTTGCCTGTTCGCCTGCCGGTCTTCAGGTCAGTGTAACCCTCGGGAAGGTAATCGAGCACGTAGGCGTACTCCTCATACTCCTTGTTGTGCCTCTTCTTCTGGAGGCTTTCCCTATAGGGATGACGTCTCGTGTAGTCCATCTTCTCTCCCCCAGAAATCTACTCCCCGGAAGTT belongs to Thermococcus sp. AM4 and includes:
- a CDS encoding DUF655 domain-containing protein, encoding MDYTRRHPYRESLQKKRHNKEYEEYAYVLDYLPEGYTDLKTGRRTGKPVAQVIGEKAFTLLEVTPKVDLMLYERVFIGKGNRDKVLMINRKISYDDLTATAKAELPYVVKEIVKNNEERFVKFFNIAPPITNRLHSLELLPGIGKKLMWEILEERRKEPFKSFEDLKSRVKGLHDPCDMIAKRVIDELQGKDRYRLFVGSRRLFRE